The following proteins come from a genomic window of Fusobacterium perfoetens:
- a CDS encoding threonine/serine ThrE exporter family protein translates to MNDKKRENRILSLACLTGRILLQNGAEISRVENYVCKIINFYGLNPQCFATLTCLIITLKNSDGEVISVIERVNSRDTNLNKVYKIHTLVENLSKYSLEELENILIGIEKEKSYSFPIKLLGNCLGAGFFTFLFKGNFSEFLVAFFCGILISVACKITAKMKLGLFFTNLICGTISSGVACLFLYYRFIDDVSIPIISTLMLLVPGVAFINSIRDLFSGDLVTGFSRLGEVIMIGSAIAIGSGISLKLLLNLGGV, encoded by the coding sequence ATGAATGATAAAAAAAGGGAGAATAGAATTTTATCGCTTGCTTGTCTGACAGGGAGAATTCTTTTACAAAATGGTGCTGAGATTTCTAGGGTTGAAAATTATGTTTGTAAAATTATAAATTTTTATGGGCTAAATCCACAATGTTTTGCAACATTGACTTGTTTGATAATTACTCTTAAAAATTCGGATGGAGAGGTTATATCAGTAATAGAAAGAGTTAACTCAAGAGATACAAATCTTAATAAAGTTTATAAAATTCATACTTTAGTAGAAAATCTTTCTAAATATAGTCTTGAGGAGTTAGAAAATATTCTTATAGGAATTGAAAAAGAAAAATCATACTCCTTTCCTATAAAATTATTGGGAAATTGTTTAGGAGCTGGTTTTTTTACTTTTCTTTTTAAGGGAAATTTTTCAGAATTTTTGGTGGCATTTTTTTGTGGAATTTTAATATCTGTTGCTTGTAAAATTACTGCTAAGATGAAACTAGGATTATTTTTTACAAATTTGATATGTGGGACTATATCATCAGGAGTAGCTTGTTTATTTTTATATTACAGATTTATAGATGATGTTTCTATTCCAATAATTTCTACACTTATGCTTTTAGTTCCAGGAGTGGCTTTTATAAATTCAATAAGAGATCTATTTTCTGGAGATTTGGTTACAGGCTTTTCAAGACTTGGTGAAGTGATAATGATA